A part of Blastopirellula retiformator genomic DNA contains:
- a CDS encoding glycosyltransferase family 4 protein encodes MLQVVLDLEKLRQPYCGLGQFAQYLGDAIVEELKSRGLEPIILARKPQLERFPNERSLEANLWRKELLQRPSRFFYSGTLEKHLLWHATHQQTRFLPRHPRTPMLLTIHDLNFLREKASSKIARERRRHQLIVDRATEIVAISKFVAQEVREELNVGDKPVHVIYNGVSRKETEPVRPDFIKDDRPFLFSIGLVQRKKNFHVLIDLLERAEQYRMILAGIKTDAYAAEIEEEVRTRGLGERFFLPGPVSEGEREWLYQNCAAFLFPSITEGFGLPPIEAMLGGKPTFLSRRTSLPEIGGKLAFYWDAFDGDHLYQRFVDGMRRYAQDPLYGERLKAHAGQFCWKTAAQQYVDLYETIGGVNRSRSSSAA; translated from the coding sequence ATGTTGCAAGTCGTACTGGATCTCGAAAAACTGCGTCAGCCGTACTGCGGCTTGGGGCAGTTTGCGCAGTATCTGGGAGACGCGATCGTCGAAGAGCTCAAATCGCGCGGGTTGGAGCCGATCATCCTCGCTCGGAAACCGCAACTGGAGCGATTTCCCAACGAGCGATCGCTCGAAGCGAACCTCTGGCGAAAAGAGCTGCTGCAGCGTCCTTCGCGGTTCTTCTACTCCGGCACGCTGGAGAAGCACCTGCTGTGGCACGCGACCCATCAACAGACTCGCTTCTTGCCGCGACATCCGCGCACGCCGATGTTGCTGACCATTCATGACTTGAACTTCTTGCGTGAGAAAGCGTCTTCCAAGATTGCTCGCGAGCGTCGGCGTCATCAACTGATCGTCGATCGGGCGACCGAGATTGTAGCGATCTCCAAGTTCGTCGCCCAAGAAGTCCGCGAAGAGCTGAACGTCGGCGACAAGCCGGTGCACGTCATCTACAACGGCGTCTCTCGCAAGGAGACCGAGCCGGTTCGTCCCGACTTTATCAAGGACGATCGCCCGTTTCTGTTTTCGATCGGATTGGTGCAGCGGAAGAAGAACTTCCATGTATTGATCGACTTGCTGGAGCGAGCCGAGCAGTATCGGATGATCCTGGCAGGCATCAAGACCGACGCCTATGCCGCCGAAATCGAAGAGGAAGTTCGCACCCGCGGGCTGGGGGAACGCTTTTTTCTGCCTGGCCCGGTCAGCGAAGGGGAACGCGAATGGCTCTATCAAAACTGCGCCGCGTTCCTGTTCCCATCGATCACCGAAGGTTTTGGACTGCCGCCGATTGAAGCGATGTTGGGCGGAAAGCCAACCTTTTTATCACGTCGTACCAGCTTGCCGGAGATTGGCGGAAAGCTCGCCTTTTATTGGGACGCCTTTGACGGCGACCATCTCTATCAACGGTTTGTCGACGGGATGCGCCGCTATGCGCAAGATCCGTTGTATGGCGAACGCTTGAAGGCTCATGCCGGTCAATTCTGCTGGAAAACGGCGGCGCAGCAATACGTCGATCTGTATGAAACGATTGGTGGCGTCAATCGCTCACGCAGCTCTTCTGCGGCCTGA
- a CDS encoding polysialyltransferase family glycosyltransferase yields MQLASAIAAMWSTSGRSERNRTCENHLLIHDLAAPAEQREEFAACIRTLAEQVEKWKSIQYVQPPTVPEFQAAMRRPSVPSMQALADIFDIHACDELYVGQVEKPFSVAMRCLLSGSRQISYGDGIALNFSNIYYNPREFHKGKLRRYGKRAIAQLKVQWKRLRGRPFTPIYAPPKPDEYRLLLKNMFDQRLSDVGSLDPELFVELFNSFATHLPDQAPVADEQLRELEQHAGSNVALLTSNFAETGRTSLDGEVDGYLQLLDQLPQGDGVALIIKPHPRDSYEKIDRIKAAASARYERTICLNDPWTFYLPFESLYAKYLAASQRPTYVASVSSACISLELLYGQECLLGFGENFVEREFVPLWAPLRQVHEADLQRIVRSIRKQNSIRPRQAA; encoded by the coding sequence GTGCAGCTAGCATCAGCGATCGCCGCCATGTGGTCGACCAGCGGTCGTTCCGAGCGCAATCGAACCTGCGAGAATCATCTGCTGATTCATGATCTCGCCGCCCCCGCCGAGCAGCGCGAAGAGTTCGCCGCCTGCATTCGGACTCTCGCCGAACAGGTGGAGAAGTGGAAGTCGATTCAATACGTTCAGCCTCCGACCGTTCCCGAGTTTCAAGCCGCAATGCGCAGGCCTAGCGTCCCTAGCATGCAGGCTTTGGCCGATATCTTTGACATCCATGCTTGTGACGAACTTTACGTGGGTCAAGTGGAGAAGCCGTTCTCCGTTGCGATGCGCTGCCTATTGTCGGGGTCTCGGCAGATTTCGTATGGCGATGGAATCGCATTAAATTTCTCCAATATCTATTACAACCCGCGTGAGTTTCACAAGGGAAAGCTGCGTCGCTACGGCAAACGAGCGATAGCACAATTGAAAGTGCAGTGGAAACGCCTGCGAGGTCGTCCGTTCACCCCGATCTATGCGCCGCCGAAGCCCGACGAATATCGCCTTCTCCTGAAGAACATGTTCGACCAACGGCTCTCCGATGTGGGTTCGCTCGATCCGGAGTTGTTCGTTGAGCTGTTCAATTCGTTCGCAACGCACCTTCCCGACCAGGCGCCGGTCGCCGACGAACAGCTGCGCGAACTTGAGCAACATGCCGGCTCGAACGTAGCTCTCCTCACGTCCAACTTCGCCGAGACGGGACGCACCAGCCTTGACGGAGAGGTCGACGGCTACCTCCAGTTACTTGACCAGCTGCCGCAGGGAGACGGCGTCGCGTTGATCATCAAGCCGCATCCGCGCGACTCGTACGAGAAGATCGATCGCATCAAGGCGGCCGCGTCCGCTCGCTATGAGCGGACCATTTGCTTGAACGATCCCTGGACGTTTTACCTCCCGTTCGAATCGTTGTACGCGAAGTACCTCGCCGCTTCGCAGCGTCCGACCTATGTCGCCTCAGTAAGCAGCGCGTGCATCTCGCTAGAGTTGCTATACGGCCAAGAGTGCCTGCTGGGGTTCGGCGAAAACTTTGTCGAGCGTGAGTTCGTTCCGCTCTGGGCGCCGCTTCGGCAAGTTCACGAAGCCGATCTGCAGAGAATCGTACGGTCCATTCGCAAACAGAATTCAATCCGTCCCCGTCAGGCGGCGTAA
- a CDS encoding O-methyltransferase, which translates to MGLKRFAKRLGRSIAKRLPATSSPPAEKAKPAKVKPVAAGNRNVPDHVPFIVPEAKLSDIFAGADQAEVVMLPRLIRSHRWAMPEHELLTLGGLIKMLQPKMIVEFGTFMGGSTLTMAANMPADGRIVTIDLDPGVRTTHVHGQGVGLSNFDVGCLFQGTRYESQIEQRFANTIEFTDHDLLKSADLVFVDADHTYEFVKRDTQTALTFVKPGAALLWHDYTWEPDAKECVGVTQTVNEFWEEHGGCRQIAGTRFAVHLPQLVDAAEKAAA; encoded by the coding sequence GTGGGACTCAAGCGATTTGCAAAGCGGCTGGGACGGTCTATTGCCAAACGATTGCCGGCAACATCGTCTCCTCCGGCGGAAAAGGCCAAACCTGCCAAAGTAAAGCCGGTCGCTGCGGGCAACCGGAACGTTCCAGATCACGTTCCCTTCATCGTTCCCGAAGCGAAGCTCTCCGACATTTTCGCCGGCGCCGATCAAGCCGAAGTGGTCATGCTGCCTCGGCTGATTCGTTCGCATCGCTGGGCGATGCCGGAACACGAATTGCTGACCTTGGGCGGTCTGATCAAGATGTTGCAGCCGAAGATGATCGTCGAGTTTGGGACGTTCATGGGCGGCTCAACGCTGACGATGGCGGCGAACATGCCCGCCGATGGCCGGATCGTGACGATCGACTTGGATCCCGGCGTGCGTACGACGCATGTGCACGGCCAAGGAGTCGGGCTCTCCAATTTCGACGTCGGTTGCCTCTTCCAGGGCACTCGCTACGAGAGCCAGATCGAACAACGCTTCGCCAACACTATCGAGTTCACCGACCACGACCTGCTGAAGTCGGCTGATCTGGTCTTTGTCGACGCCGACCATACCTACGAATTTGTCAAACGCGACACCCAAACTGCACTCACGTTCGTCAAGCCGGGCGCAGCGTTGCTATGGCACGACTACACCTGGGAACCGGACGCCAAAGAATGCGTGGGCGTCACCCAAACTGTCAATGAGTTCTGGGAGGAGCATGGTGGGTGCCGACAGATTGCCGGCACGCGTTTCGCCGTTCATCTGCCGCAATTGGTCGACGCCGCCGAAAAAGCGGCCGCTTGA
- the fhcD gene encoding formylmethanofuran--tetrahydromethanopterin N-formyltransferase, translating to MKLGPTEIVDTFAEAFGMRYCRVIVTAHDPHWLDAAVRELCGYGTSVIACDAEVGVDQWLSTDESPDGRVGAVVLAFGFSTDALGKAIANRIGQCVMTCPSTAVFDGMPQAEEKVPLGKRLRFFGDGFQKSKVIAGRRYWRIPVMDGEFLCEESLGVAKGVAGGNILIQGATQPTTLDAARRGVEAIQQVTNSITPFPGGVARSGSKVGSKYKALKASTSDPYCPTLRSRVESQVVEGASCVLEIVIDGTTEASVAAAMTAATNAAAGEGVLAISAGNYGGKLGKFHFHLHQLLA from the coding sequence GTGAAGCTTGGGCCTACAGAAATCGTCGACACTTTCGCCGAGGCGTTCGGCATGCGGTATTGCCGCGTGATCGTCACGGCGCATGACCCCCATTGGTTAGACGCGGCGGTGCGCGAGCTGTGCGGCTATGGCACTTCGGTGATTGCCTGCGACGCCGAAGTGGGCGTCGACCAGTGGCTCTCCACCGACGAGTCGCCCGATGGACGCGTTGGCGCGGTCGTGCTGGCGTTCGGCTTTTCGACCGACGCCCTGGGCAAAGCGATCGCCAACCGGATCGGTCAGTGCGTAATGACTTGTCCCTCGACCGCGGTTTTCGATGGCATGCCGCAGGCGGAAGAGAAGGTACCGCTTGGCAAGCGGCTTCGCTTCTTTGGGGACGGCTTTCAAAAGAGCAAGGTGATCGCCGGGCGTCGCTATTGGCGGATCCCGGTGATGGATGGCGAGTTTCTGTGCGAAGAGTCGCTCGGCGTCGCAAAAGGAGTCGCCGGCGGCAACATCTTGATCCAAGGCGCCACGCAACCGACGACGCTCGACGCTGCCCGGCGCGGCGTGGAAGCGATCCAGCAGGTGACCAACTCCATCACCCCGTTCCCCGGCGGCGTCGCCCGCAGCGGCAGCAAAGTGGGATCGAAGTACAAAGCGCTGAAGGCGTCGACCTCCGACCCGTACTGTCCGACGCTCCGCAGCCGCGTCGAATCGCAGGTAGTCGAAGGCGCGAGTTGCGTGCTGGAGATCGTCATTGACGGCACCACCGAAGCGTCCGTCGCCGCCGCCATGACCGCGGCAACCAACGCCGCCGCCGGCGAAGGCGTCCTGGCAATTTCAGCCGGCAACTACGGCGGCAAACTCGGCAAGTTCCACTTCCATTTGCACCAGCTCCTAGCGTAG
- a CDS encoding glycosyltransferase family 4 protein, with translation MSSPIRRLLIDVTQTAKGDVNHGIQRVVRNIAKHALAYGESHALQCVPVMFENGQFVEVDEACIGRGFRKTHPDVLRRRKKLLRKFVPQSAVGLEQAFVRARKLLYPRTIARAIERFFARNDEPRKPANPGAGDVLLLLDAWWDIPMYDALSAARRDGAVVGTMIQDLIPVHHPELCHDKFAPSFQRWIKRAICSVDFILGNSQTTRNDLWDFIAKENAPLADWQVRPVRLGCDLESHATVDGEQIAPRVRQHFVDRDTAPYLMVSTIEVRKNHKLLLDAFDQLWASGSEASVALVGRIGWKCNDLLKRIKQHPQYGHRLLLLTDIGDAELAYIYQNSKAFIFPSLAEGFGLPIAEALHHGLHVFASDLKIHQEVGGPHCNYFSPHQPEELAELIRNFEAEQGWRIPIEAPPVNHPWSLTFEKIVRECETISQRLGESTAKQSQAA, from the coding sequence ATGAGCTCTCCAATCCGCAGACTATTGATCGACGTCACCCAGACCGCCAAGGGAGACGTCAATCATGGCATTCAGCGCGTCGTGCGTAATATCGCCAAACATGCACTCGCCTACGGAGAATCTCATGCCCTGCAGTGCGTGCCGGTGATGTTTGAGAACGGCCAGTTTGTCGAAGTCGACGAGGCCTGTATCGGGCGGGGGTTTCGCAAGACCCATCCCGACGTTCTGCGTCGCCGCAAAAAACTGTTACGGAAATTCGTGCCGCAATCGGCGGTCGGTCTGGAGCAAGCGTTCGTCCGCGCCCGCAAACTACTTTATCCCCGCACCATCGCCCGGGCGATCGAACGTTTCTTCGCCCGCAATGACGAGCCGCGCAAGCCCGCCAATCCCGGCGCCGGCGACGTGTTGTTGTTGCTCGACGCGTGGTGGGATATCCCGATGTATGATGCGCTCTCCGCGGCGAGACGCGATGGCGCGGTAGTCGGCACGATGATCCAGGACTTGATCCCGGTCCATCATCCCGAGCTATGCCACGACAAGTTCGCCCCTTCGTTCCAGCGGTGGATCAAGCGAGCGATTTGCTCCGTCGACTTCATCCTCGGCAACTCGCAAACGACCCGCAACGACCTGTGGGACTTCATCGCCAAAGAAAACGCCCCACTCGCTGATTGGCAAGTTCGCCCGGTACGCCTGGGCTGCGATCTCGAATCGCACGCGACGGTCGACGGCGAGCAAATCGCGCCCCGCGTTCGCCAACACTTCGTCGACCGCGACACCGCCCCGTACTTGATGGTCTCGACCATCGAAGTCCGCAAGAACCACAAATTGCTGCTCGACGCCTTTGATCAGCTCTGGGCCTCGGGCAGCGAAGCCTCGGTCGCGCTCGTAGGGCGAATCGGCTGGAAGTGCAACGATCTGTTGAAACGGATCAAACAACATCCGCAGTATGGTCACCGGCTGCTGCTGTTGACCGATATCGGCGACGCCGAGCTGGCCTACATCTATCAAAATAGCAAGGCGTTTATATTCCCCTCGCTGGCCGAGGGCTTTGGCCTGCCGATCGCCGAAGCGCTGCACCATGGCCTGCACGTGTTCGCCAGCGATCTAAAAATTCACCAGGAAGTGGGCGGCCCCCATTGCAACTACTTTTCGCCGCACCAGCCGGAAGAGTTGGCCGAATTGATTCGCAACTTTGAAGCGGAACAAGGCTGGCGAATCCCGATCGAGGCGCCTCCGGTCAACCATCCCTGGTCGCTGACCTTTGAGAAGATTGTGCGAGAGTGCGAGACGATTTCGCAGCGGCTGGGCGAATCGACCGCCAAGCAAAGTCAAGCGGCATAG
- a CDS encoding ABC transporter ATP-binding protein: MRYLNKAIWLAWRDYKWSIVLSIISSLLVGVLWGANVGAVYPFAEVIFKGQNLQQWIDRETEACETAIREGEAEVAALVAANADDADVASKRQEIEGWQGRLKSVNKTRPWIENYAPTSPFNTLLCIVAFLLVGTALKCLFLAISTTLMARAAFRTSKSLQRQFFAKMLELRLGKVPQGETGDSATRVGGDINSIGNAISILLGKSLREPAKMIACVALAAYINWRLLLLSLLVCPIAAYLLMTLAKSIKRTSVRVLEANGRVISFFLQIHNGYQVVKAFGNEELENERFYRKTEEVLRQQMKLEVYGSLIRSNNELLGIGMVCLSLIAGGYLVLNQATHIFGIRLADKAMDFGGIMTFYASLIAAADPIRKLGDVFGSIQAGIAGSERVFSILAAEPAIKDPENPVPLHDGDIHFNNVSFRYNENVTVLENLDLTIRQGEKVAIVGPNGCGKSTLINLLLRFYDPDEGAVTIGGTNIRDAKQHDLRRRIGLVNQNTVLFNDSIEENIRYGRLTATDEEVAAAGKLAEVDAFVHTHTTHGYKSACGELGSALSGGQRQRIAIARALLKNPDIFIFDEATSQIDLESERQIHAAFERCVGDSTAILITHRPAALELADRIIVMNAGQVEAIGSHEELLKRSRTYHELYREEVIQDRQAA; this comes from the coding sequence ATGCGATATTTAAACAAAGCAATCTGGCTGGCCTGGCGCGACTACAAGTGGTCCATCGTCCTCTCCATCATCAGCTCGCTGCTGGTCGGCGTTCTGTGGGGCGCCAACGTCGGCGCGGTCTACCCATTCGCCGAAGTGATCTTCAAAGGACAGAACCTGCAGCAGTGGATCGATCGCGAAACGGAAGCGTGCGAGACCGCGATCCGCGAAGGGGAAGCCGAAGTGGCGGCCCTGGTCGCCGCCAATGCCGATGACGCCGATGTCGCCTCGAAACGGCAAGAGATCGAAGGATGGCAAGGCCGCCTGAAAAGCGTCAACAAAACCCGTCCCTGGATTGAAAACTACGCGCCGACCAGCCCGTTCAACACGCTGCTATGCATCGTAGCGTTCTTGTTAGTTGGTACGGCGCTGAAGTGCCTGTTCCTGGCGATCAGCACCACCTTGATGGCCCGGGCGGCGTTCCGCACGTCAAAGTCGCTGCAGCGACAGTTCTTCGCCAAGATGCTAGAGCTGCGACTGGGCAAGGTTCCCCAAGGGGAAACCGGCGACTCGGCGACCCGCGTTGGCGGCGATATCAACTCGATTGGCAACGCCATTTCGATCCTGCTCGGCAAATCGCTACGTGAACCGGCGAAGATGATCGCCTGCGTCGCGCTGGCCGCCTATATCAACTGGCGTCTCTTGCTCCTGTCGCTGCTGGTCTGCCCGATCGCCGCGTACTTGCTGATGACGCTCGCCAAATCGATCAAGCGCACCAGCGTCCGCGTGCTGGAGGCCAACGGCCGGGTGATCAGCTTCTTCCTGCAAATCCACAACGGCTACCAGGTCGTCAAAGCGTTTGGCAATGAAGAGCTGGAAAACGAGCGGTTTTATCGCAAGACGGAAGAGGTTCTCCGCCAACAAATGAAGCTGGAAGTCTACGGATCGCTGATTCGATCGAACAACGAATTGCTGGGCATCGGCATGGTTTGCTTGTCGCTGATCGCCGGCGGTTACTTGGTTTTGAACCAGGCGACCCACATCTTCGGCATTCGACTGGCCGACAAAGCGATGGACTTTGGCGGCATCATGACTTTCTACGCTTCGCTGATCGCCGCCGCCGACCCGATTCGCAAGCTAGGGGACGTGTTCGGTTCAATCCAAGCGGGCATCGCCGGTTCGGAGCGAGTTTTCTCCATTCTCGCCGCCGAACCAGCCATCAAGGACCCCGAAAACCCAGTCCCGCTGCACGATGGGGACATCCACTTCAACAACGTCTCGTTTCGGTATAACGAAAACGTGACCGTCCTCGAAAACCTGGACCTGACCATTCGCCAAGGCGAAAAAGTGGCGATCGTCGGCCCCAACGGCTGCGGCAAGAGCACGCTGATCAATCTGCTGCTCCGCTTTTACGATCCCGATGAAGGAGCTGTGACGATTGGCGGCACCAACATCCGCGACGCCAAACAGCACGATCTGCGGCGACGAATCGGCCTGGTTAACCAGAACACAGTCCTGTTTAACGACTCGATCGAAGAGAACATCCGCTATGGTCGGCTGACCGCCACCGACGAAGAAGTCGCCGCCGCCGGCAAACTGGCGGAAGTCGACGCCTTCGTCCACACGCATACGACGCATGGCTACAAATCGGCGTGCGGCGAGCTCGGCTCGGCACTTTCCGGCGGCCAGCGCCAGCGGATCGCGATCGCCCGGGCGCTGCTGAAGAACCCTGACATCTTCATCTTCGACGAGGCGACCAGTCAGATCGACCTGGAGAGCGAACGCCAGATTCACGCCGCTTTTGAGCGATGTGTCGGCGACAGCACAGCAATCTTGATCACCCACCGCCCCGCCGCGCTGGAACTTGCCGATCGCATCATCGTCATGAACGCCGGCCAGGTCGAAGCGATCGGCAGTCACGAAGAACTGCTGAAACGAAGCCGCACCTACCACGAACTATACCGCGAAGAGGTGATACAAGACCGCCAAGCGGCGTAG
- a CDS encoding glycosyltransferase family protein — protein MTQLPPVRVFIGSGEASCLERKTLIHSLRKTCSRELDIYVFNGTHNSIERNDEEPVLANLPLWIKYQNFTEFSNYRFLIPEICGHEGRAIFLDSDMVCLSDIAEFFDQPMNGHDMLAKAEAYQGESCWGMSQILFDCSKCRFDVEQIFREMEAGEFANIDFHQMRPPFLAKHPYSLGAYDSNWNVFDKCDENTKLIHYTNLGTQPWKFPGHPHEQLWFDHFQEARESGLITQFDLKKTLSRAYCRQDILNPSAYTIPMHGQGKKKNILKRLERKIKKLWRGEKKAA, from the coding sequence ATGACACAACTCCCCCCCGTTCGCGTGTTCATCGGTTCCGGCGAAGCGAGCTGCCTGGAGCGCAAGACGCTGATACACTCGCTCCGCAAGACTTGCTCGCGTGAGCTCGACATCTACGTCTTCAACGGTACGCACAACTCGATTGAGCGCAATGACGAAGAGCCGGTTCTGGCCAACTTGCCCCTCTGGATCAAGTACCAGAACTTCACCGAATTCAGCAACTACCGATTCTTGATTCCGGAAATCTGCGGGCACGAAGGTCGTGCGATCTTCCTCGATTCCGACATGGTCTGCCTGTCCGACATCGCCGAGTTCTTCGATCAGCCGATGAACGGGCACGACATGCTGGCCAAAGCGGAAGCCTACCAAGGCGAATCGTGCTGGGGCATGAGCCAAATCCTGTTCGACTGCTCGAAGTGCCGCTTCGACGTCGAGCAAATCTTCCGAGAAATGGAAGCGGGCGAATTCGCCAACATCGACTTCCACCAGATGCGTCCGCCATTTCTCGCCAAGCATCCCTACAGCCTGGGCGCGTACGACTCGAACTGGAACGTCTTCGACAAGTGCGACGAAAACACCAAGCTGATCCACTATACCAATCTGGGTACTCAGCCCTGGAAGTTCCCAGGACACCCGCACGAGCAGCTCTGGTTCGATCACTTCCAGGAAGCTCGCGAGTCTGGCCTGATCACGCAATTCGATCTCAAGAAGACGTTGTCGCGGGCCTATTGCCGCCAAGACATCTTGAACCCCAGCGCCTACACCATCCCGATGCATGGCCAAGGGAAAAAGAAGAACATCCTGAAGCGTCTGGAACGCAAGATCAAGAAGCTGTGGCGCGGTGAGAAAAAGGCGGCCTAA
- the gmd gene encoding GDP-mannose 4,6-dehydratase yields the protein MPKTALITGITGQDGSYLAEFLLEKGYEVHGCFRRASTNSFERIEHLLDQITVHPADLIDQSSLEHLVRSVAPQEVYNLAAQSFVGSSWGQPILTGDVTGLGVTRILEAIRTVDKSIRFYQASSSEMFGMVHETPQRESTPFHPRSPYGVAKVYGHYMTSNYRESYDMYACSGILFNHESPRRGLEFVTRKITDGVAKIKMGLADELRLGNLDAKRDWGFAGDYVEAMWLMLQQDAPIDYVVGTGETHSVREFVEIAFDRVGLNWENHVVIDPKFYRPAEVDLLLADPARVKAELDWEPKVSFQQLTEMMVDHDLQRISQLSGRTLGVVRKSA from the coding sequence ATGCCTAAAACCGCGCTGATTACAGGAATCACCGGACAGGATGGATCCTATCTGGCCGAATTCCTGCTTGAGAAGGGATACGAGGTTCACGGTTGCTTCCGGCGTGCTAGCACCAACTCGTTTGAGCGAATCGAACATCTGCTGGATCAAATTACGGTGCACCCCGCCGATTTGATCGATCAATCGTCGCTGGAGCATCTCGTTCGCTCGGTCGCTCCGCAGGAAGTTTACAATCTGGCCGCCCAAAGCTTTGTCGGCAGCAGCTGGGGTCAGCCGATCTTGACTGGCGATGTGACCGGTTTGGGCGTGACGCGAATTCTGGAAGCGATTCGGACGGTTGACAAGTCGATCCGCTTCTATCAAGCCAGCAGCAGCGAGATGTTTGGCATGGTGCACGAAACGCCGCAGCGCGAATCGACGCCGTTCCATCCGCGCAGCCCGTATGGCGTCGCCAAGGTCTACGGACATTACATGACGTCCAACTACCGAGAAAGCTACGACATGTACGCTTGCTCGGGAATCTTGTTCAATCACGAGTCGCCCCGTCGCGGGCTTGAGTTCGTGACCCGCAAGATCACCGACGGCGTCGCCAAGATCAAAATGGGCCTGGCCGATGAGCTTCGCCTGGGCAATCTCGACGCCAAACGAGACTGGGGTTTCGCCGGCGACTATGTCGAAGCGATGTGGTTGATGCTGCAGCAAGACGCTCCGATTGATTACGTCGTCGGAACCGGCGAGACCCATAGCGTTCGCGAGTTCGTCGAGATCGCGTTTGATCGGGTCGGCTTGAACTGGGAAAACCACGTCGTCATCGATCCGAAATTTTATCGTCCCGCCGAGGTCGACCTGTTGCTCGCCGATCCAGCCCGGGTAAAGGCCGAACTCGACTGGGAGCCGAAGGTTTCCTTCCAACAGCTGACCGAAATGATGGTCGACCACGACCTGCAGCGGATCTCCCAACTATCGGGGCGTACGCTAGGCGTTGTGCGCAAGTCGGCCTAG
- the hemG gene encoding protoporphyrinogen oxidase encodes MDAAAAKPSKIAIIGGGISGLAAAHRLQELAPATEITLYEAGERLGGVLETQQCGDYLVEQSADNFITNVPWGLDLCRRLGIESELLQTNDALRKAYVVNRGKLIEVPAGFLLMAPGRAWPILTSPILSWRGKLRLAWEYFVPARKETSDECLQDFVVRRLGQETYERLVQPLIGGIYTADPKKLSVAATMKQFVEMERKHGGLIRGMRKRSASAEKSDGGARYSMFVAPRGGMSAIVDAISACLPGESIRLNTPVRSVERLENDRWQVTTDEGATAFDGVIMAAPAPAAAQIMQSGDAALAADLAQIQYAGCAIVLLGVRREQITRPIAGFGFVAPEVENRQILASSFASYKFPGRAPEDSVLIRTFVGGACHPERNELPEEELRKIVTAELADLVGLTGEPELFAVRRWSAQMPQYHVGHLELVERIERRAAELPGLQLVGNAYHGVGVPLCIRTAEEAAAKLVAQLELSEIER; translated from the coding sequence TTGGACGCCGCCGCAGCCAAACCATCGAAAATCGCCATCATCGGCGGCGGAATTAGCGGACTTGCGGCCGCCCATCGCTTGCAAGAACTGGCGCCGGCGACCGAGATCACCCTCTACGAGGCAGGCGAGCGACTTGGCGGCGTGCTCGAGACGCAACAGTGCGGCGATTACCTGGTCGAACAAAGCGCCGACAACTTCATCACGAACGTTCCTTGGGGACTCGATCTCTGCCGCCGACTGGGGATCGAGAGCGAACTGCTGCAGACCAACGACGCCCTCCGCAAGGCGTACGTCGTCAACCGCGGCAAACTGATCGAAGTGCCGGCCGGGTTTCTGTTGATGGCGCCGGGCAGAGCCTGGCCGATTTTGACTTCGCCGATTCTTTCGTGGCGGGGCAAGTTGCGACTCGCCTGGGAGTACTTCGTGCCGGCTCGCAAAGAAACGAGCGACGAGTGCTTACAAGATTTTGTCGTGCGGCGTTTGGGGCAAGAGACCTACGAGCGACTGGTGCAACCGCTGATCGGCGGCATCTATACGGCCGATCCCAAAAAGCTGAGCGTCGCCGCCACGATGAAACAGTTCGTCGAGATGGAGCGCAAACATGGCGGGCTGATCCGCGGCATGCGGAAGCGGTCGGCCAGCGCAGAGAAATCGGATGGCGGCGCTCGCTATTCGATGTTCGTCGCGCCCCGCGGCGGGATGTCGGCGATCGTCGATGCGATCTCAGCCTGCTTGCCAGGCGAATCAATTCGGCTGAATACCCCGGTTCGATCGGTCGAACGTTTGGAGAACGACCGCTGGCAAGTGACGACCGACGAAGGAGCTACCGCCTTCGATGGCGTGATCATGGCCGCGCCCGCTCCGGCGGCTGCGCAAATCATGCAAAGCGGCGACGCGGCGTTGGCCGCCGACCTGGCGCAAATTCAATATGCTGGCTGTGCGATTGTGTTGCTCGGGGTGCGACGCGAGCAGATTACTCGCCCGATCGCCGGGTTCGGTTTTGTGGCGCCGGAGGTGGAGAATCGCCAGATCCTCGCTTCCAGCTTCGCCAGTTACAAGTTCCCGGGACGTGCGCCAGAAGACTCCGTATTGATCCGCACGTTTGTCGGGGGCGCCTGTCATCCAGAGCGAAACGAACTGCCGGAAGAAGAGTTGCGGAAGATTGTGACCGCAGAACTTGCCGATCTGGTTGGCTTGACCGGCGAGCCGGAACTATTCGCCGTGCGGCGATGGTCGGCACAGATGCCGCAGTACCATGTCGGACACCTGGAACTGGTCGAGCGGATCGAGCGCCGCGCGGCCGAATTGCCCGGTCTGCAACTGGTTGGCAACGCGTATCATGGCGTCGGCGTTCCGCTCTGCATTCGGACGGCCGAAGAAGCGGCGGCCAAGCTGGTCGCGCAGCTGGAACTAAGCGAGATCGAGCGTTAG